The Oreochromis aureus strain Israel breed Guangdong linkage group 7, ZZ_aureus, whole genome shotgun sequence region AATTCATGCAGATTTTTTGTGCCTGTGCTGAGGGACCTAACAAAAATAAGGTGAACTTCTCTATTATCCTCTTAATTCTGTGATTTATTATTTCTGTTAAATAGTATGATAATAATACAAGCATTGTTCATTTAAACCCTGGTCTCTCCTTTTTCAATTTCCTCAGAAAAAGCAACGACAAAAGACACGGGGGTATTTTACCTTCATCCCCCATGAGAGAGCAACTTCCACGTCCACAGAGTGACACAGTCAGCGTGCTTCAGGCTAAGGACATTAGGCTCTATCGCTTTGGAGAAGAAAGCCATACAACTGTGACTCCACAAGAAGTAATGGTCAAAAGGACATCACAATCAGCCTTACACAAGCCAAAACCTCTAATCTGAGAAATACACACTTAATTTATTCATTGGTCAGTGatggaagttgtttttttttttacttcaacaGTTGTTTACAAAAGAAACCATAGAAAAAATTACTCAGTATGGATCAGAGGGAAGGGAAAAATCCAGAAATAGTTTAAAATGCCTCTtattaaacatgaaataaataaattgactCTGAAtttaatcacttttttttttcttttttgcttaaTATTAATGGCCCTGATAAAGACCTGATTTATGGCTGAAAAATCTTTATCTTTAGATCTTTCTAACAAACGACAAAGGATTCACATCATAttcgtgttttttttaatgcaaaatgtgaaaacatattaataaaataaatgataataaaatacaaaaaatatatgttaaaaattcTCTTTTCAATAAAGGATCTTGAGTAGCAGCTACCCCATGTAGCATGTCTAAGACAAAATGTGACAGTTTCTTGTTGTCAGCCTGTGACCCTGGAGATGTGAGCAAAAGTTTTGCCCAGATGTGTCCAGATGTGTGAGGGACGTCAGAGTTTCAGAAGTTAGTCAAACTGTCGCAGATGAAATTGGCTTTCTGTGTGTCTGACCATGTCGCGGAGCGCAACAAAACCAGAAATGGCCTGGGAGCATTCAGGGATAAAATAAGTGTTATTAAATGTAGTTATAAAATTCAGAAAATGTTGACAGTGCAACTTACTGTACCTGTGTGAGTATGAATAAGGCAAGTACGATGTGAACACCTCTCTCCAGGGGCTGAACAAGGATGGCTTCATTAAACAGCTGAAACAGGATTAATGGAAACTGCAGCAGGACGCTCAAGAGCCAAAATCCAGCCAGCTCTGGGACCTTCAACAAACATAGTTATTTGACGAGTTTCCATCTCTGCCATCCACTCACTGGGTTTCTTTACatataattacacaaataaaTTCATATTTCATATGTGAATGTATAAATGCACCTTTTGCTGCAAGTTCCCGGCATAACCAAGGTAGAGTCGAATAGCCTCGATCAGCGTCATCAGGATAAGAATAGTCACAAGGATGATTTTGTAGTAGTCTGACAAAGCAGGATACTGGTGGAAATAACAAGCCAAACAACACAGTTTATAGTCTAACACTAAAACTTGTATCCACTTTGtagtggttattttaaaaatgcctcACTCTGTGATAAACTTATGCAAATTTCCTGTTGTGTATTCagatttacttttttaaagtaataagtATCAAAAAAGCCAGATATTACTGTTTTGGCATTTTATCTCAGACTGAAAACActcaaaaaatatttatgtGTTGACTTTAAAgcaactgaaatataaaaattttGCATCACAAAGTGCCAGATGTGTCTCAAATCTTAAATCTTGTTCATTCTTCCATATCCTTGCTCATTTTAAACGTatgatgtgatttttttctgctcctcttcATAACTACTTGTGTATTTTGGAATGTTTTTATTGGTAAGATTTCAGTTTCCTAACAAACTGGGACAAAGGCTATGTTTTTGTTGAACATGTGGcacatttaacatatttttaactgtagttatttatcttttttaactCAGTGTAGTTATTTAACTTTTTGCTAAATAACTACACTGAGTATAAAAGGAAGCCaaagtttgtcatttttatacaTAATAGTCTTCTTGCTACCATGTATTCTCCTTTTTGTCCTGTTAACCTTTAAAATtggtatttactgttatttcaGTTGCTATTTTGTCCAGTAACTATTTATGTTTCAGTGGTGAGCTACATGTTTCATGTGGTGCTCACAAATAATTagcaaaaaacactaaaaaaaacatctaagcACCCAGTTGAAGGTTTTCCAGGATTTACTGCAGCTTCATTCCCTTTAATTTGTGCCCACTTTCATTGTATCCCACAAACATTTGTGTAACTTAGGGGCTTTAATTTAGAACCTCGGGCACAGGGTAGGTTGCAGAAGACATTCAACATATTAACTTGGGAGACCTACAGGCACCTGTGGAGTTTCCAACATGACAGGATGGAGCACCATGTCACAAGGGAAAAAGTAGTAACTAAGTAGCCTGGTGATCATCAAATTCACATTTTGGATCCATGGCCAGGAAACTAAGCAGCAGATGGTAGAGTAGTTAGCATTGGTGGTTCACAGGAAGAAGGTCCTGTGTGGACTTtgcatgtttgcatgtgtttgtttgggCTCTCTTTGGGTACTACCAACAGTcaaaacacatgcagttagtgagGTTAGGTCATTTATTGAATCTAAATCgactgtaggtgtgaatggttgtctgtctttctgtgttagtcctgtgacagactggcgacctttACAGGGAGGACCCCTGACGCTGAAATCAAGCATACCACAGAAAGGTGCAAAACAGTTTAAATAAGAGTGTAAAGAGTCAAGACTGTAAACCAGAATTATGTTGACATAATACCTTGAGCTGCAGCATTACAGTTTCACTGATCCACCACCAGGGGAAGAACCACATGTTAAAGTACAGAGACATCTGGAGCTGGAGGCTTGAAAGAACTCGATTGtctgaaaacaaatacaaacagcagAACATGCACGAACCGAATAAGCAACCTAAATGCAAATAAACTACTGGAAAGCTTAGTTTGAGTCAACAACAGCCATTAGTGCAGCTACATCAGTGCTAACACCAATGCTAATTCATCAGTAACGTTAGCTGCATTCACCGTGTGCCAAAAACGCGTCGCGGTCTTTAGAGGAAGACTCCGTCCGACTCTGGTCAAACAAAACGTTGCGAGAAAAGTCTTCTAAATGTTTTCTAAGTGTCTCCGGGAGCTCCATGGTCCGctaaataaaaacatcacaaGAGGAAAATCACTCCGCCTCTTCCTCACTGAGAAACTGAACGCCGTTGTCGTTTCCATGGCTACCAGGGAAATCTCGCGTTCCGTGTTTAAATCTCGCATGGAATATGTTCTTTGTATTTAACCAGAGACCTTTCTTCTTagtgcttttattaaatagcgCATCTACCTacaatatattaatatattacagtggtaagtaagtaagtaaataaattatttgtaaataaatatttaataatgaactttatatttgagaaaaaaatgtctaacattttaaaaaagacaaacaaaaaaaaataatcaaaaagtAACTCTGCAGATTTATATGTGGAGCTACATTAGCTTTAGATTTTTGGACGTGTTAGGACAGACTATTAAATCACTTGCACTTTTGTTTCCATTGAAAGTGAAAGTTACAGATCTGTGGAACGAAGATGGCCGAGAGCTGTGAAGTACTACATTCCTTCTCCTGCTCCATATGCCTGGATGTTTTGAAGAACCCTGTGACTCTTCACTGTGGCCACAGCTACTGTATGGACTGTATAAATGGCTGCTTCGACCAGGAGGATCAGAGCGGTATTTACAGCTGCCCACAGTGCAGACACACTTTCAACCCAAGACCCGTCCTCAAGAAAAACACAGTGCTGGTTGATTTGATGGTAAAAATGTCTGTGAGAGCACAAACCAACATGCGAGTGAAGGATGAAGCTGGACCAGGGGATGTGGAGTGTGATTTCTGCACTGTGAGGAAGCTGAAAGCTGTTAAGTCTTGCCTGGTATGTCTGGCATCTTACTGTGCCACTCACTTGCAACCTCACTATAAGTCTGCTGCATTTAAGAGGCACAAGTTGGTCGAAGTGTCAGCTTCCATACAAGAGAAGATCTGCTCCAAGCATGACAAGCTACTCGAAGTCTACTGTCGCAGTGATGGGCAGTGCATTTGTCTGCTTTGTGTGATGGACGAACATAAAGGTCACGACACTGTCTCGGCTGcagcagagagaaaagagaagcagGTAACAATATAGTTGTAGACTTCCAACCATCATCCATGCTGCTGTGAATATCAGTTTGGAAACCAAATTTCAATATAAAGTTACTGCTAGAGCTTCTGTTACAGCAGTCATAGGGTTTTAAGGGACTTTTTATATGCAGCTGTATTTCTGTAATTTATAAATTCCAAAGTCTTAAACTTTGACAATTTTGTAATGATTGAACTTTTAGAAACAATTtggaaagaagaaacaaagaatCCAGCAAGGCATTCAAGAAAAAGAGAAGCAGCTCCGGCAActaagacagaaaactaaaggaCTGAAGGTGAAGTTTTGAATCTGTGTTATGTAATGTAAAGTTTTCCTTAAAAATCTGTTTCTGCAAAGTAACCAGCATTGTTCCTTTATGTCCTCTTGTCCTATTCTTGTGAAAAAATAGAGTAGATTGTGGTGGTAAAAGGTTTTTTGTTacctcaaaggaaaaaaagtgtaatcaAGAATAAATTTGCTACTTCCAAAACGTCATGTAAATTCTTAACAAGATAAAATTATGAGGTTGTCtagaaattaaatgaaattaattaaatgaagcCCTTAAACCAACAACTGTGAGATGTTAAATGGAATTTTTTACTGCTCAGGCTTCAAGTGGTGCAGCAGTTGCTCAAAATGAGAAAGCCTATGCTGAGATTGTTCTGAAGGCAGACAAAAGGCGCTGTGCCGTGAACGATCTGATCAGAGATCAGGAGAAGGCCGCGTTGAGTCGCACTGAGGAGCTTGTGGATCGGCTGGAGAAGGAAATCAGTGAGCTGAGGAAGCAAGAGGACCAGCTGAAGCAGCTGTCGCTCACTGAGGATCACATTAATTTCCTGCAGGTACGCAAACAGTCAAATACGTGGATCATATAGTGTGCAGGACAGCAGTTAATGATGTCTTTATTGTTTTGCATGTTTACAGCACTGCCAGACCATTTTTGACTCTACAGAACCTGATGTGTCTTCTGATGTGAACCTCCAACTGCACACACCTTTCGACTTTGTCACAAAAGCTATTTCTGACTTGAGAGACAAAATGGAAAGCGTGGCCAAGTGCATTGCACAAATATCTGAGACAAGTAAGATGAGAAGTTAGCTAAAATAATGCTTAGTAAAATCATGCTAATCATTTTTAATTGAATAGAACAGGAAGTGCTACTTTCAATAATATCATGTTTTGTACTTTTAGTTCAAGTTGATCCTGATCCCAAGACAAGAGAGGAGTTTTCCATGTGTGAGTCATTTGTTTAGTGTAcatatttttattcagtttctGTGCTTTACGTTCCTTTGATTTCACTGAGTATTTAATATTTCCTGACATTGTACTTTTCAGATTCCTGCTGCATAGCATTGGATCCCAACACAGCATTTGAAAACCTGTTGCTCTCTGATGGAAACACCAAAGTAACCTGGGTTAAAAACCCCCAGAGGTACCCTTACCACCCAGATAGATTTACCAAATATGATCAAGTGTTGTGCACTGAGGGTTTATCTGGTGTTTGCTACTGGGAGGTTGAATGGAAGGGGCCACGGGTGGAGGTAGCCCTGTGCTATAAAGGAACAGAGCTGGAAGAAAGTGGCTTTGGCTACACCGACCAGTCCTGGTGCATTTCTCTTTCTAGTTCCTGTTGCGCTTTTTGGCACAATGAAGTCAAAACTAGAATATCCATCCCCGGTTCCTCTACAGTGGGAGTGTATTTGAACCACAAGGGAGGGAGCCTGTCCTTCTACAGCGTGTCTGATTCTGGTCAAATGGTGCTCGTTCACAGAGTTCAGACCACATTCTCCCAGCCTCTGTACCCTGGCTTCATGGTCTCCAGAGGAGCCTCAGTTAGGATAATCACACCAGACTAAAGGGACATCAGACGCACCAGAATTACATCAGGTGTATCAGTACACGTTTATCAGTATTCCCAAAGTACTCTTCAGTATAATAATACAGTCCGTTGACTCTTGCTCATTATAGCTAAAGCTTTCTTGTTTAAAACAATTTTTGTTTGTGAGACTAAAGACATTAGGCTAACATTTGCTGAACTGAATTTATTTGGcaagtgtgtttgtgcacagaGGTCTGGTGTCTTCAAGTGTATACAGTGTTCAAGAGGGTGCAGATACATAAACATACAGAAAATTCTCTATAGAAACACTGAGAATTCTTAAATTCTCAGTTATTATGTGACTGTTTAATTATGTCAATAAAAAGTGGAATTTTTCATCTCAAAAGACTCATTTCTAAGTGTAATCTTGCAAATACAGATCCATACAGTTGCATTTTAAGatgctgttattattatttttatggtgcatggtggttagcactgttgccttacaggaagagggtcccgagtttgactccaccatctggccgggacctttctgtgtggagttgtcATGTTCTCTGGGTACTCTtgctttctcccacagtccaaagacaggcAATTAAAGGGgtttaggttaattggtaattctaaattACCCATAAGTGTGactgcgaatggttgtctgtctggcGACCCGTCCACCTCTCGCCGTATGGTACCTGGGATAAGTTCCAGCCTATCCCAGGTACCATAgagcattttatttgtattttatttaatgttacaaactcaaaagtgaaaccaaattCTGCTAACATAACTCATAAGACCCAAAATAGCATAAAGGAAATAAACCTAttgaattacattaaaaaaggttGTGCAGCTCACTTAATCATGTATATCTACCAGCGCCTTGTGGTTTGGCCAGAATGTGAAGAATAAACTCTAACTAAGCAAATTACTTCTTTCAAAATAGCCAAAAGGAAAGCAGGGGTTGTTTTACTGACCTGTAACAAAATGGCATTTTTTTCTGAAAGAGAGATAGCTTTGAATCTAGGTAAAAGGTCATGACTGCATTTGCTGAAAGGCTGATACTTTCACACAAATACTTTCACTTACTTCCAGTTAATGCAGTTATTCTTTGAATCGGAATAGAGGGCGTTTATTGTGCTGTCACTGAGGTCTGAGTGCCCTCCTACTAGGAACAAGCTGCCTTTAAGCCACTCCTTCCTCAGAGAAATAGAAAGTAACTTCTCTTGTGGAGGAAGAAAATGGCTCACGCTGTGGATCTATTTGACTGCTCCATATGTTTGGGATTATTGGAGGATCCAGTGACTACTACttgtggacacagctactgtaTGAAATGTATCAATACTTTCTGGGATACAAAACATGACAGTAAAGAAACttacagctgccctcagtgcaggCAGAGTTTTAACACAAGGCCTGTTTTGAAGAGGAACGCCATTCTGGCTAACTTGTTAGAGGAACATAAGAAAACAATCAGACAACATCCTGCTCCTTCCATTGCTTCTGATGATAACATTTATGCTGCACCTGGGGATGTGCAGTGTGACTTTTGCACAGGGAGGAAACGCAAAGCTCACATGTTTTGTCAGGTGTGTTTAGCCTCTTACTGTGAGGCTCACCTGGAACCTCATTTTCAGGTGCCACCGCTACAAAAGCACAAACTAGTAAAAGCTTCTACGAGGATCAAAGAAAGCATCTGCAGCCGTCATGACAAACTTCAGGAGCTTTACTGCCGCACCGATCGGCAGTTCCTGTGCTTGATGTGTGCGTTGGATGAACACAAAGGCCATAACACTATATCCATCACAGAAGAACAGCAAGAAATGCAGGTTAGTCAGTTTAGTCCCATGTTGTAAACATTTGTTGCACTGCATTTATGAGGTCCTGAAAAGTTTCTGCATTTGTTTAACAGAGACACCTGGAAAAGACCAAATGGGTAATTACAGACAGAGTGCTGGCTTCAGAGGCCAAAATGGAAAAGCTGACGGAAGCTGCAGGCTCTATAAGAGTGAGTGTTATCCACAAACATAAATATGCATTTGTTTGGTTCAGCAaaggatttttttgtgtttttaaatacaaagtTTTATCTAATTTTGAGTGGAAAAAGTATGTAAACCTTAAAGATTAGCAGTGCAGCTAAGGGGGGGGGAATCATTTGTTTTCAGCCAGTAGGATGACAGCTGTGAGTCAGGACTCTGTTGACATTATTTCAAATAGGTTAGTGGAACTGTTAGAGTCATACAAGATTCATGTTTGGGAGGGGTGAGCAAACCTGGCTTAGAATCAATTGttcatttaatgtaaaaaaacaaaacaacaaacaatatttaaaataacaggAGTATTAACTACTATGTGTCCTAAGCCAAGATGCTGAGCACCAAATTGGTGTGAGAGTTTACAAGTCAGCGATTCAATCAGTGATTGAATGTGACTTGTTTAGTTGGCTTGGATCACTACTGTAACAGTCATAGCAGGCAAATAGCACATTTTTCCTACAGGATGCTGCCTGGGAGGCATGTGACAACTTTGAGCGGGTCTGTGAGGAACGTATCCTGCTGTACACCCACTTCCTGAGAAAGAAGTGCTCTGAGATGAGAGAGAAAGTTGGAGAGGCTGAGAAAGCTGGAGTGGACTGGACTGAACGCCACCTCGGGCAGCTGAAACGTGAAGTGTCTGAgttaaggaggagagagagtaaAATCTCTCAGCTTTCACAAACAGAGGATCCCATTCAGTTGCTTCAGGTGATGGCTGCTTTTTGATACTTTAGCCTCATGTCTCATTTTGTATCCAGTTTGCGAggttaaatattaatattaatgtttCCCTGTGCAGGGCTTCCAAACCTTGGGCGATCTCCCTGTGctcacagactcacacagagaGCTTGACAACCTGACAAAGTTTGTCACTgcacaaaagaataaaatgaaaaagatgtgcgacgaagaaaaaaaagatctgatGGATTATTCTGGAAAAATCATCAGTAAGTGTGATCATTTGGGATCATTTGAGATATTTAAACATGATAACTGTGGTCTCACCTTGTTTACTTAAAAactatgttttttgtgtttttccttacaAGTGTCAAGAAGGACAAGGCGGCAGGAGGGACGGACAAGGACAGAACTTCTGATGAAATATAAGAGTAAGCATGATGTTAATGACTACAGACATATTTGAGAGTTTAAGCGAGTCCTTCATAATCAATGAGTGTTTCATCTTTCCCTGCAGACTCCAAAATCGAGGTGGATCCTGACACTGTAGCAACTTGTCTTTACCTCTCTGATACAAAGAAAGAGATATCATGGTGTGACAAGGACCAGGCTCATCGAGATCACCCTGACAGATTCACCTACTTTAACCAGGCTCTGTGCAAAAAGGGCCTCAGAGGAAACTactactgggaggtggagtgggaTGGTGGCATAGTTGAGGTGGCTGTGTCGTACAGAGGGATAGGAAGAAAGGGTTCAGGGAAAGATTGCTGTTTTGGCCACAATGCTCTGTCCTGGAAATTAATCTGCTCTCCTTCTGGTTGCACGTTCTGGCACAATAATCTTCACAAAGGTCAAATTCCTCCGGCTGTCTCCCACAAAGTAGGGGTACACCTTGATTATAAAGAGGGAAAGCTGGCTTTTTACAGCGTATCTGGCGTTGACAGTTTAACACTGCTGCACCAAATCCAGACAACCTTCACCGAGCCCCTCTATCCGGGGTTTTCAGTGGATTTTGgtgcaacactgaaaataaGCAACATCTAAAAAATTATCTTTCCTTTTATTatctggctttttttcttttaaatagtagtaaaactgcatcaaaacactgattgatcaaatgttgtttttactttttcctcctttcaaataaattaatgaatacTTTTAAGACATTAAGACATCTTTGATAATAAACACAACATGAACAATTCAGCTACTTCAATGTCCAAATagtggaaaatgttttatttgctgTAATCGTAAAAGATTCAGTGCAAGTGGCTTGGATGCAACTGGTCGCAAGGGAAGTCCAAATAGCTCGACATAAATATATGAATATTTCTGAGGCTTCTGCTGTGTGAGTTAAACAATGGATATTTTTAAGTCTTTCTCAAGGTGGTTGTTAAAATGTATAATCAGACATTTGGCATTTTTTGATGACTCTTACCTCGTTAGTTTTTATATCAAgatgtaaaatgtaataatagCTCAACTCCCTGAGAGTTTAGGAGAGAATTCATAATAGTTTGCTATTTCTTGTGACTAAAATCCTCCATATTTGCAGTTTTGTGAAACAATTGAATGatacaaaacacatattaaacaatGTAACAGGCctttttagtttttcattttaaggCTGATTCTGCTGCTTCCTTCATGCCTAAAACTGAGCCCAAAGAGACTTTGAGAGGATGATTTCTCTGTAGCTTAAGTCTCATTTATGTTGCATTTATATTTAGAGCTTTAAACATAGAGGATGAGTCTTTTTGGGTTTATTGTGTTGTAAGGTAgaggaacaaaatgaaaacaagcttttgtttgtttttaattgtgttttaaagAGATGTGGAA contains the following coding sequences:
- the LOC116327595 gene encoding E3 ubiquitin/ISG15 ligase TRIM25-like → MAHAVDLFDCSICLGLLEDPVTTTCGHSYCMKCINTFWDTKHDSKETYSCPQCRQSFNTRPVLKRNAILANLLEEHKKTIRQHPAPSIASDDNIYAAPGDVQCDFCTGRKRKAHMFCQVCLASYCEAHLEPHFQVPPLQKHKLVKASTRIKESICSRHDKLQELYCRTDRQFLCLMCALDEHKGHNTISITEEQQEMQRHLEKTKWVITDRVLASEAKMEKLTEAAGSIRDAAWEACDNFERVCEERILLYTHFLRKKCSEMREKVGEAEKAGVDWTERHLGQLKREVSELRRRESKISQLSQTEDPIQLLQGFQTLGDLPVLTDSHRELDNLTKFVTAQKNKMKKMCDEEKKDLMDYSGKIIMSRRTRRQEGRTRTELLMKYKNSKIEVDPDTVATCLYLSDTKKEISWCDKDQAHRDHPDRFTYFNQALCKKGLRGNYYWEVEWDGGIVEVAVSYRGIGRKGSGKDCCFGHNALSWKLICSPSGCTFWHNNLHKGQIPPAVSHKVGVHLDYKEGKLAFYSVSGVDSLTLLHQIQTTFTEPLYPGFSVDFGATLKISNI
- the LOC116327596 gene encoding tripartite motif-containing protein 16-like gives rise to the protein MAESCEVLHSFSCSICLDVLKNPVTLHCGHSYCMDCINGCFDQEDQSGIYSCPQCRHTFNPRPVLKKNTVLVDLMVKMSVRAQTNMRVKDEAGPGDVECDFCTVRKLKAVKSCLVCLASYCATHLQPHYKSAAFKRHKLVEVSASIQEKICSKHDKLLEVYCRSDGQCICLLCVMDEHKGHDTVSAAAERKEKQKQFGKKKQRIQQGIQEKEKQLRQLRQKTKGLKASSGAAVAQNEKAYAEIVLKADKRRCAVNDLIRDQEKAALSRTEELVDRLEKEISELRKQEDQLKQLSLTEDHINFLQHCQTIFDSTEPDVSSDVNLQLHTPFDFVTKAISDLRDKMESVAKCIAQISETIQVDPDPKTREEFSMYSCCIALDPNTAFENLLLSDGNTKVTWVKNPQRYPYHPDRFTKYDQVLCTEGLSGVCYWEVEWKGPRVEVALCYKGTELEESGFGYTDQSWCISLSSSCCAFWHNEVKTRISIPGSSTVGVYLNHKGGSLSFYSVSDSGQMVLVHRVQTTFSQPLYPGFMVSRGASVRIITPD
- the tmem17 gene encoding transmembrane protein 17B, with translation MELPETLRKHLEDFSRNVLFDQSRTESSSKDRDAFLAHDNRVLSSLQLQMSLYFNMWFFPWWWISETVMLQLKYPALSDYYKIILVTILILMTLIEAIRLYLGYAGNLQQKVPELAGFWLLSVLLQFPLILFQLFNEAILVQPLERGVHIVLALFILTQAISGFVALRDMVRHTESQFHLRQFD